From a single Senegalia massiliensis genomic region:
- a CDS encoding DUF4177 domain-containing protein, whose amino-acid sequence MYEYKVFKWNLSTLTLTEELEDILNDYGKEGWRISNIISNIKGSANVLFSSVDGNQATIILERINKD is encoded by the coding sequence ATGTATGAATATAAGGTTTTTAAATGGAATCTTAGTACTTTAACTCTTACTGAGGAGTTAGAGGATATTTTAAATGATTATGGAAAAGAAGGTTGGAGAATATCGAATATTATAAGCAACATAAAGGGAAGTGCGAATGTACTATTTTCTTCTGTAGATGGAAATCAAGCAACTATTATTCTTGAAAGAATAAATAAAGATTAA